GGAATCCGTCAGGGCATCTATAACATGTATCTGACGGCGCAGAGACTGCAGGCGCACTGGGGCGTAGCCGTCATCGACGGCTACGAAGGCATGGAAGGTAACGGGCCCGCTTCGGGAACACCCGTCCCCTCTCGTGTCGCCATCGCTTCCACCGATTTCGTGGCGGCGGACCGCGTCGGCGCGGAAGTGATGGGAGTCGACCCGGAGTGGCTTGGCTGGCTGAAATATTGCGGCGAAGTCGGCATCGGGCAATGGGACCTGTCCAGGATCGACATCCGCGGCGCCCAGTTCGCATCCGTTCAGAAGAAATACCGTCTCCATTCGGACGTCGATCTGATGCTTCAGTGGAGAGGCCCGATGGAGGAGTTGCCCTTGAACCTCGGCTGGGTGACACCGATTTCCGATCACTATCTGGTTGATGCTTAAAGAGCAAGGAGAAAAGGGGGGTATATGAACGACAAGGCATCGCGCAGGAATTTCCTGGTGACCGCTGGTATGGCACTCCCGGCTGCGGCCATGGCATCAACCTCAAAAACGCGACCGAAAGACACCATGCCACTTCTGGCATCGCCTGCCGGGCTGAGTTATCGCGTTTTAGGCAAGACAGGTCTGAAGGTGACGAGTGTCGGATTTGGCTGCATGATCACTTCCGATCCGAGCGTGATTGAACGAGGAGCCGACCTCGGCATCACCTATTTCGATACGGCGCGGAGCTACCAAAACGGCAACAATGAGCGCATGGTAGGGGCGGCCCTGAAGGCGAAGAGGAGGGATCTCGTTCTATCCACCAAGACCGGGGCCAGAACGAAGGAAGAAGCGCTGCAGCATCTGGACACAAGCCTGACCGAACTGGGAACGGATCATGTTGATATCTGGTATCTGCACGGCAAAAGCAGGCCGGAAGATCTGTCCGACGGGCTTCTGGAAGCGCAGCAGATCGCCAAAAAAGCCGGCAAGACACGATTCATCGGAGTGAGCACTCACTCAGGCCAGCCCGCGCTGTTCCCGGCGGTGATCGAAAAGCTGCCTCATTTCGATGTGATTCTCACCTCCTACAACTTCAGCATGGATCCCGGAATGGACGCGGTCATCGAGTCGGCCATAAAGCAGGGGCTGGGCATTGTGGCGATGAAGGTCATGGCCGGCGGCTTCCGCACCGCCAAGCCGGGTCAAAAGCTGTACGATACCCTGAAGCGCGACGGCGCCATGCTGGCCGCGCTGAAGTGGGTTCTGAAAAACAAGAATGTAGGCACCACAATTCCCAGCATCACCGACATGGAGCAGCTGGATGAGAACATGAAGGCCATGACGGTGCCTTTCTCAGATGCCGACCAGAAAATCCTATTTGCCCAACTGGAATACATCCGGCCGCTGTACTGCCGCACCTGCGGCAGCTGCGCCGGCCAGTGTCCCAAAGGCCTGCCGGTGTCCGACATGCTCCGCTACCTGAGCTATTCAGAGGGTTATGGAGAATTTCAGCTTGCTCGTGAAAGCTTCCTTGCGCTTCCATCGGACGTGAGGGATGTGCGCTGCAAGGATTGCGGTACCTGCACCATCCGTTGCCCGAATGGAGTCCGAGTGGCGGAACGGCTGCAAACTGCACAGGAGCTGTTCGCATGAAAATCGCAATGATTGCGGCCGGCGTCTTGATGTTCGTCGGCACGGCGGCGGCTCAACTGCCGCCGTGCACGGCAGTCCCGGGATGGACACAGCAAGGTCCAGCCCGGAGCTTTGGGCCCGACAATCTCTTTGACTACATGGATGGCAACGCCGAGGCGTATCTCCTGTATCATTTCGTCGGGATGAAGGGGATCAGCTGCCAGTCCGGAGATGCCACGCTCAATATCGATGTCTCCGAAATGGAAGACGCCGAGTTCGCATACGGGATGTTCACCTCCACCCGCGATCCCCGGCTGCCGACTGAAAAGATCGGCGCATCGGGCCAGATCACACCGAGGAAGGGGTTTTTCGTCAAGGACAAGTATTACGTCGAAATCTCCGCCAATCCGGAAAAAGACTTCAGCGCAACACTCCGGGCATTCCTTTCTGTTATTGAAAAGAACATACAGGGGCGGTCGACCCTGCCAGACGCCATCGGGTGGTTCCCAACGGAAAACCTGATTTCGGACTCGATACGGTTGGTGCCGGAGAGCGTACTGGGACTGCGATTGCTGAAGACCGGGTATGTCGCGCAATACCAGTCGGGCAAGGGCTTTCTTGTCCGCGAATCATCCCCTGAATCCGCTGCTCAGGTGTTCGCCAAACTGAAGGAGCGCTTCGGACAAACCACGCCGGTCCGGATCGCCGAGGAGGCGTTCACGGCGACGGACAAGTACCTGAACGGGATGTGCGTTTTCCGGAAAGGGAGTTTCGTCGGCGGATTCGCCAATCTGCCGTCAGGGAACAACGGCGTTGCGGAAACGGAAAAGCTCGCCGCAAGTGTCAAATGATGCGTAAATGAAACGGATCCGGAGGTTATGGCTATGTGGAGACTGCAAATAAGGATCGTTGCTGCCTTGTGGGCGGTTTTTGTTTTCACCTCGCCTGCCTTGGCACAGATCAACTCCCTGACCCGTGAGGAGATGATCAAGTACACCGCACAGAATCCGTTCGACCGCTTTCCCGACGGCAGGCCCAAGGTTCCGGATGCGCTGCTCAAGGAGTTCAACAACATGTCGTCGGAAGAGGTCATGGGAGCGGGACGCGGCGCCGGTCCTGCCGGGGCCCGCGTCACGTTCGTGTCCGGCTTCCAGGTTTTGAATCCGGGCAGGAAGCTCATCGGGCGGGCCGTTACGCTGCAATTGATGCCCACACGGCCGGATGTGGCCGGTCCGGATGCAGAAGACTGGAAGAAGAAGGGGAATGCGACTCCGCTCAACCATCAATCCGCGCTTGATGTGCTTCAGGCCGGCGATGTGATCGTCATTGATGCCGGAGGAAACATCAACGCCGGCGGGATCATTGGTGATAACCTTGCTTACTACATCTGGAAGAAGACGGGGGCGGGATTTGTCATCGACGGCGCCATCCGTGACCTTGAAGGTATCGCATCGTTTGGCATGGCCGGTTATTTCAGAGCCGCGGTTCCGCCGGCGATCCAGGGCCTCATGGTGACGGGCATTAACGTGCCGGTGCGGATCGGCAACGCGACCGTTATGCCGGGCGATGTGGTTTTCGGGGATCGCGAGGGGGTCAACTTCATTCCGCCACAGTCGGTCCAGGCTCTCGTCGACAATGCCATCATCACGCACATTCACGACGAGTGGACCAGAATGAAATTCGACCAGAACAAGTACAAATCAACGGACATCTACAGCAGCCCGAAAGATCCCGCGCTGATCCAGGAATACGAGGAGTTCCTGAAGCAGAAACTGGGCCCCGCCAAGTACGAAGAGTACCGGAAGCGCAAGGAAGGAAAGCAGTAATCCCGCCTTAGGCCACGGGATTGCGGAGGGTGCCGATTTCCGGGACCGTGATTTCTACAATATCTCCGCTCTGAAGTGTAAAACTGTCGGGCGGCACCAGGCCGGTGCCCGTCATCAGCAGGACGCCGTCTGGGAATTCCTGTTCGCGAAAGAGATACTCGATCAGCTCGTCGAAGTTTCGCTTCATCTTTGCGATCGATGTTTTTCCCTCGAAAACAATGGTGCCGCCGCGGCTGATCTGGAGCCGGATGGTGAGCGCACGCGCATCCTTGACTGCCCCGGCCGGCACTATTGCTGGGCCAAGCGCGCAACATCCTTTGTAGACTTTGGCCTGTGGCAGGTAGAGCGGATTTTCCCCTTCAATGTCGCGCGAACTCATGTCGTTGCCGATCGTAAATCCTGCCAGGGTGCCCCTGCCGTTGACTACCAGCACGAGTTCAGGCTCGGGAACATTCCAGCTGGAATCGCGGCGTATTCGGACCGGCTCATGGGGAGCCGAAACGCGATGAGCCGTCGCCTTGAAAAAGAGTTCCGGCCGCGCCGCATGATACACCTTGTCGTAAAATGATCCGCCTTCAGGGCTTTCTCCCATGCGGGCATCACGGCTGCGCAGGTACGTCACGCCAGCGGCCCAGACCTCCTGCCTCGTAATGGGTGCGAGAAGGTGTGGCATATCGGGTCCCGCCGGCCGGTCCAGTTCCGACCAGGAGCAGCAGGGTCTGCCGGCTTTGGGAAAAACGTTGCGGAGTTCCTCTGCCAGGTCCTCGGAATGAACGAGCCTTGTGAATGATCCATACCGATCTGCATCGACGGCACTCAGATCGTAAACTTCATCTCCCACAGCCAAACCCACGGCAGTGCTTCGATCCGGCCTCCAGAAGCGGCAGAGTTTCATGATCAGCCCTCAGTCTTTAGGTCTCAAAGTCCTGCCCGGTCCATGTAAACGCTCCGGATACTTGTGAAGAACTCCAGTGCGGCGCGCCCCTGTTCGCGCGAATGGGAGGACGATTCTTTCATTCCGCCGAAGGGGACCTGGGGCTCGATCCCGGCGGTTTCGCTGTTGACCTTCACGACCCCGGCCTCGATCCTGCCCACATAATCCTGCATCGCATTCAGATCACGCGTGAAGATCGAAGCCGAGAGTCCGAAACGGACCCGGTTCGCGAGAGCGATCGCTTCGTCCAGGTTCCGGGCACGCATAATTGCCAGCACCGGGCCGAAGATTTCCTCCTGTGCCAGGTACGAATCGGCCGGAACATCGGCAAAAACGGTCGGCTCGACGTAGAAACCGTGAGCGTAGGTTTCTCCGGCCGGGACACCGCCGCCGCACAGCAGGCGCGCCTCGGCCCTCCCTTTTTCAATCGCGTTCAGAATGCTCCGATGCTGCTCTTCGGAAACAACGGGCGGAACGAAATTGCCCTCATCTGTTCCTGGCCCGACTTTCAGAGCCTTGGTTTTGCCCAGCAGGTTTTCAACAAACGCGTCGTAGATTCCCTCGAGCACAATGGCGCGTGATGTTGCCGTGCACTTCTGGCCGGCGTAGCCGAAAGCGCCGCGCAGGGTCAAGGTCGCCGCCTGCTCCAGGTCGCAGTCCGGCATTACGATAACGGGATTCTTACCACCCATTTCCAGCTGAAACTTAGCCCCCCGTTCCGCGGCCCAGGCTCCGATCCTTCGGCCGATTGGATTGGAACCCGTGAACGTGATGCCGTGAACCTTAGGATTCTTGACCAGTTCGTCGCCAATGACCGATCCCACGCCGGTGACCAGGTTCAGCACCCCCTGCGGGATTCCACTCTCTTCGAAGATTCCGGCGATGAGCACGCCGCAATGAGGGGTTGCGCTCGCCGGCTTGAGCACGACCGTGTTGCCGTAAACCAATGCCGGGGCCATCTTCCAGATGGGGATGGCTATCGGGAAATTCCAGGGGGTGATGACACTCACGACCCCGAGAGGCACGCGGGTCGTGTAGACGAAAGTGCGCGGATTCACCGAAGGGATGACATCACCGCACGGGCGCACACCCTCGGCCGCATAAAACCGAAGCAGGGCGACACCTCGAGCCGTTTCGCCGCGCGCTTCCGCGATGGTCTTTCCGTTTTCCCGCACCATCGCTTGAGCGACTTCCTCAAGCCTGCGCTGGAGAATGTCGGCGGCCTTGCGCAGAAACTCGCCGCGCGCAAAGCCCGAGAGCGCTTTCCAGGCCGGCAGTGCGGCTTCGCCGGCATCGATGGCTCGGCGCACATCTTCGACGTCCGACGCCGCAAACCTGCCGATCACGTCGCGCGTATCTGCCGGATTCGTCGAGCTGAATGAATTGCGCGCCGCTGCCCATTTGCCGTCAATATAATTCCCGCATGTGTCGGTCATATGTTATCCCTCATGCTTGACGCCCGCTTGAATCGCCGGCTCCGGCGGTCTTCCCGGGAGGCAAGCACTCATCTGACGGATCAATATGGCGTCATGATCCGGAAACGACAGGAGAGGCGCAATTATAAGCCTGTTTCAGGATTTCGGGAACCATTCTACTGCAAATCTCAGCGCAGGATTGAACCGAAATCCGTTTCTGCACTGT
The sequence above is a segment of the Terriglobia bacterium genome. Coding sequences within it:
- a CDS encoding aldehyde dehydrogenase family protein — encoded protein: MTDTCGNYIDGKWAAARNSFSSTNPADTRDVIGRFAASDVEDVRRAIDAGEAALPAWKALSGFARGEFLRKAADILQRRLEEVAQAMVRENGKTIAEARGETARGVALLRFYAAEGVRPCGDVIPSVNPRTFVYTTRVPLGVVSVITPWNFPIAIPIWKMAPALVYGNTVVLKPASATPHCGVLIAGIFEESGIPQGVLNLVTGVGSVIGDELVKNPKVHGITFTGSNPIGRRIGAWAAERGAKFQLEMGGKNPVIVMPDCDLEQAATLTLRGAFGYAGQKCTATSRAIVLEGIYDAFVENLLGKTKALKVGPGTDEGNFVPPVVSEEQHRSILNAIEKGRAEARLLCGGGVPAGETYAHGFYVEPTVFADVPADSYLAQEEIFGPVLAIMRARNLDEAIALANRVRFGLSASIFTRDLNAMQDYVGRIEAGVVKVNSETAGIEPQVPFGGMKESSSHSREQGRAALEFFTSIRSVYMDRAGL
- a CDS encoding fumarylacetoacetate hydrolase family protein, which gives rise to MKLCRFWRPDRSTAVGLAVGDEVYDLSAVDADRYGSFTRLVHSEDLAEELRNVFPKAGRPCCSWSELDRPAGPDMPHLLAPITRQEVWAAGVTYLRSRDARMGESPEGGSFYDKVYHAARPELFFKATAHRVSAPHEPVRIRRDSSWNVPEPELVLVVNGRGTLAGFTIGNDMSSRDIEGENPLYLPQAKVYKGCCALGPAIVPAGAVKDARALTIRLQISRGGTIVFEGKTSIAKMKRNFDELIEYLFREQEFPDGVLLMTGTGLVPPDSFTLQSGDIVEITVPEIGTLRNPVA
- a CDS encoding aldo/keto reductase — its product is MNDKASRRNFLVTAGMALPAAAMASTSKTRPKDTMPLLASPAGLSYRVLGKTGLKVTSVGFGCMITSDPSVIERGADLGITYFDTARSYQNGNNERMVGAALKAKRRDLVLSTKTGARTKEEALQHLDTSLTELGTDHVDIWYLHGKSRPEDLSDGLLEAQQIAKKAGKTRFIGVSTHSGQPALFPAVIEKLPHFDVILTSYNFSMDPGMDAVIESAIKQGLGIVAMKVMAGGFRTAKPGQKLYDTLKRDGAMLAALKWVLKNKNVGTTIPSITDMEQLDENMKAMTVPFSDADQKILFAQLEYIRPLYCRTCGSCAGQCPKGLPVSDMLRYLSYSEGYGEFQLARESFLALPSDVRDVRCKDCGTCTIRCPNGVRVAERLQTAQELFA
- a CDS encoding dimethylmenaquinone methyltransferase, with the translated sequence MWRLQIRIVAALWAVFVFTSPALAQINSLTREEMIKYTAQNPFDRFPDGRPKVPDALLKEFNNMSSEEVMGAGRGAGPAGARVTFVSGFQVLNPGRKLIGRAVTLQLMPTRPDVAGPDAEDWKKKGNATPLNHQSALDVLQAGDVIVIDAGGNINAGGIIGDNLAYYIWKKTGAGFVIDGAIRDLEGIASFGMAGYFRAAVPPAIQGLMVTGINVPVRIGNATVMPGDVVFGDREGVNFIPPQSVQALVDNAIITHIHDEWTRMKFDQNKYKSTDIYSSPKDPALIQEYEEFLKQKLGPAKYEEYRKRKEGKQ